A stretch of Gasterosteus aculeatus chromosome 4, fGasAcu3.hap1.1, whole genome shotgun sequence DNA encodes these proteins:
- the cltb gene encoding clathrin light chain B isoform X1, whose amino-acid sequence MADNGAHPTEVDPAAAFLAQQESEIAGIENDAGGFGALEGADGEQTSPPEPTPSNYDGFEDELAAVNGEMYQESNGPTDNYAAIAQVDTLRQEPESLRKWREEQKTRLEALDLASKAAEAEWRDKAKKELEDWHVHQSEQMEKNKVNNRIADKAFYKQPNSDVIGFVASEEDFVAESNGESPGTEWERVARLCDFNPKTNKQAKDVSRMRSVLISLKQTPLVR is encoded by the exons atggctgACAACGGAGCACACCCGACTGAAGTGGACCCAGCCGCGGCTTTCCTGGCTCAACAGGAGAGCGAGATAGCGGGGATAGAGAACGACGCGGGGGGATTCGGGGCGCTGGAAGGAGCGGACGGCGAGCAGACGTCTCCGCCAGAGCCGACGCCGTCCAACTATG ACGGTTTCGAGGACGAGCTTGCCGCTGTCAATGGGGAAATGTATCAG GAGTCCAATGGCCCGACAGACAACTACGCCGCCATCGCCCAGGTGGACACTTTGCGGCAGGAGCCGGAGAGTCTCCGGAagtggagggaggagcagaagacACGCCTTGAAGCGTTAG ACTTAGCATCCAAGGCAGCGGAGGCAGAGTGGAGAGACAAGGCCAaaaaggagctggaggactggCACGTACATCAAAGTGAGCAGATGGAGAAGAACAAGGTCAACAACAG GATCGCTGACAAGGCTTTCTACAAACAGCCTAATTCTGATGTTATAGGCTTTGT GGCTTCAGAGGAGGATTTTGTTGCAGAGAGCAACGGCGAAAGTCCCGGAACTGAATGGGAGAGAGTAGCCCGTCTGTGTGACTTTAAtccaaaaaccaacaaacaggCAAAGGATG
- the cltb gene encoding clathrin light chain B isoform X2 produces the protein MADNGAHPTEVDPAAAFLAQQESEIAGIENDAGGFGALEGADGEQTSPPEPTPSNYDGFEDELAAVNGEMYQESNGPTDNYAAIAQVDTLRQEPESLRKWREEQKTRLEALDLASKAAEAEWRDKAKKELEDWHVHQSEQMEKNKVNNRLCPSLLRASEEDFVAESNGESPGTEWERVARLCDFNPKTNKQAKDVSRMRSVLISLKQTPLVR, from the exons atggctgACAACGGAGCACACCCGACTGAAGTGGACCCAGCCGCGGCTTTCCTGGCTCAACAGGAGAGCGAGATAGCGGGGATAGAGAACGACGCGGGGGGATTCGGGGCGCTGGAAGGAGCGGACGGCGAGCAGACGTCTCCGCCAGAGCCGACGCCGTCCAACTATG ACGGTTTCGAGGACGAGCTTGCCGCTGTCAATGGGGAAATGTATCAG GAGTCCAATGGCCCGACAGACAACTACGCCGCCATCGCCCAGGTGGACACTTTGCGGCAGGAGCCGGAGAGTCTCCGGAagtggagggaggagcagaagacACGCCTTGAAGCGTTAG ACTTAGCATCCAAGGCAGCGGAGGCAGAGTGGAGAGACAAGGCCAaaaaggagctggaggactggCACGTACATCAAAGTGAGCAGATGGAGAAGAACAAGGTCAACAACAG ACTCTGTCCAAGTCTGCTACG GGCTTCAGAGGAGGATTTTGTTGCAGAGAGCAACGGCGAAAGTCCCGGAACTGAATGGGAGAGAGTAGCCCGTCTGTGTGACTTTAAtccaaaaaccaacaaacaggCAAAGGATG
- the cltb gene encoding clathrin light chain B isoform X3 translates to MADNGAHPTEVDPAAAFLAQQESEIAGIENDAGGFGALEGADGEQTSPPEPTPSNYDGFEDELAAVNGEMYQESNGPTDNYAAIAQVDTLRQEPESLRKWREEQKTRLEALDLASKAAEAEWRDKAKKELEDWHVHQSEQMEKNKVNNRASEEDFVAESNGESPGTEWERVARLCDFNPKTNKQAKDVSRMRSVLISLKQTPLVR, encoded by the exons atggctgACAACGGAGCACACCCGACTGAAGTGGACCCAGCCGCGGCTTTCCTGGCTCAACAGGAGAGCGAGATAGCGGGGATAGAGAACGACGCGGGGGGATTCGGGGCGCTGGAAGGAGCGGACGGCGAGCAGACGTCTCCGCCAGAGCCGACGCCGTCCAACTATG ACGGTTTCGAGGACGAGCTTGCCGCTGTCAATGGGGAAATGTATCAG GAGTCCAATGGCCCGACAGACAACTACGCCGCCATCGCCCAGGTGGACACTTTGCGGCAGGAGCCGGAGAGTCTCCGGAagtggagggaggagcagaagacACGCCTTGAAGCGTTAG ACTTAGCATCCAAGGCAGCGGAGGCAGAGTGGAGAGACAAGGCCAaaaaggagctggaggactggCACGTACATCAAAGTGAGCAGATGGAGAAGAACAAGGTCAACAACAG GGCTTCAGAGGAGGATTTTGTTGCAGAGAGCAACGGCGAAAGTCCCGGAACTGAATGGGAGAGAGTAGCCCGTCTGTGTGACTTTAAtccaaaaaccaacaaacaggCAAAGGATG